From a region of the Candidatus Desulfatibia profunda genome:
- a CDS encoding type II toxin-antitoxin system VapC family toxin, with protein sequence MLIDTDVLIWYMKGNEKAYNAIENSENFFISVVTYMELVQGMRNTTELNTLRKALNVWNAKILYISEEISVKAMFFVEQHYLSHSIQLADSLIGATAIAYGLPILTGNDKHYKILKNLKLKKFRP encoded by the coding sequence ATGCTTATCGATACTGATGTTCTTATTTGGTACATGAAGGGAAATGAAAAGGCCTATAATGCCATAGAGAATTCAGAAAATTTCTTTATCTCAGTTGTTACATATATGGAATTGGTTCAAGGAATGAGAAACACAACTGAGCTAAATACGCTGCGAAAAGCGCTTAATGTTTGGAACGCTAAGATCCTATATATTTCAGAAGAGATTTCCGTTAAAGCCATGTTTTTTGTAGAGCAACATTATTTAAGCCATTCCATTCAGTTGGCAGATTCTTTAATAGGTGCTACGGCCATTGCATACGGGTTACCCATTCTAACGGGTAATGACAAACATTATAAAATCCTTAAGAACCTGAAATTAAAAAAATTCCGACCATAA